The Fibrobacter sp. UWH6 region TAAAATCTTCTGCAAGTTGCCTTTGTCTTTCTTCATTAAAATCAAGTCCATTTAAATTTCCGTACTCAGTAAAGATGCAATCATACGGTGGATCAATAAAGACAAAGTCGTTTTCTTGGCATTTATCAAAAATTTTTGCGTAGTCAAGATTGAACAATTGCGCCTTCTTTAAAATTTTGACATGCTGATTTGTAACACCAGAAACTGAGAAATTTTTATATCTCCCAAAGGGGACGTTATATTCACCTTTTGTATTGTAACGAATCATTCCTGAATAGGATGTCTTATTTATGAAAAAATAAAGAGCAGCCTCTGTATATTCGGAATTGATTTTTCCATTGAACATATCGCGAAGTCGATAGTACAAAGCTTCATTTGAATTTTCACAGAAACTTCCATTTGAAATTTTCTTTTGCGAATCAAAACACTGCTGATTTTCCTTATACAAACCTTCAATACGATGTAAATCGCTCATCAAATCATCATAATGGTTTCTCACACCTTTATAAAAACCGATCAAT contains the following coding sequences:
- a CDS encoding Dam family site-specific DNA-(adenine-N6)-methyltransferase, which translates into the protein MSGLKPLIKYRGGKSKEIVFFEDLIPTNYSRYVEPFFGGGSVFFHLLPQKAIVNDLNSKLIGFYKGVRNHYDDLMSDLHRIEGLYKENQQCFDSQKKISNGSFCENSNEALYYRLRDMFNGKINSEYTEAALYFFINKTSYSGMIRYNTKGEYNVPFGRYKNFSVSGVTNQHVKILKKAQLFNLDYAKIFDKCQENDFVFIDPPYDCIFTEYGNLNGLDFNEERQRQLAEDFKNLSCKAMIVIGNTPLISELYQGYIRREYHKKYAVNIRNRFKSQANHLVITNY